One Lycium barbarum isolate Lr01 chromosome 5, ASM1917538v2, whole genome shotgun sequence genomic window carries:
- the LOC132639355 gene encoding uncharacterized protein LOC132639355, with the protein MTITNEFNPTANLSITNENPESSRERINLNDEEEIALLKLQLDELRGELRQVRDLTHLTVTALPNPPHFPSLDSPVPEHFPPSTRPLPLSFSNLPPLTPANHIPGAHVDTSHEQYVPPVYAAGAPTFTAPVTVRVPFEVDQYAEMERDAKLGEDESIISQLHSLRKEMRSMRVTRGSESLDYDNLCIHPDIGMPIGYKPPKFDIFDGTGDPHAHLRAYCDKLVGVGRNEKLRMKLFIRSLSGEALTWYTRQDPRKWSDWQDMAGDFMNRFGFNTEITPDRFSLSNIQKKATESFQD; encoded by the exons ATGACTATCACCAACGAATTCAACCCAACTGCTAACCTTTCCATAACGAATGAAAATCCAGAAAGCTCGAGAGAGAGGATTAATCTCAACGATGAAGAAGAGATCGCTTTGCTAAAGCTACAACTTGACGAACTAAGAGGAGAGCTGCGCCAAGTTCGGGACCTGACCCATCTCACTGTGACTGCTTTACCAAACCCACCTCACTTTCCATCTTTGGATTCGCCGGTTCCAGAACACTTCCCTCCATCCACACGTCCACTACCCCTTTCCTTTTCCAACCTACCTCCGCTCACTCCCGCGAAT CACATACCAGGGGCACACGTTGACACTTCCCACGAGCAatatgtgccaccggtatatgcAGCTGGGGCTCCAACCTTTACCGCTCCTGTCACAGTCAGGGTCCCGTTCGAGGTGGATCAGTATGCCGAAATGGAGAGAGATGCCAAGCTAGGAGAAGACGAATCAATCATTAGCCAACTGCACAGTCTAAGGAAAGAAATGAGGAGCATGCGAGTCACTCGGGGAAGTGAGAGTTTGGATTATGATAATCTATGCATACACCCGGATATTGGCATGCCAATAGGGTACAAACCTCCTAAGTTCGATATTTTTGATGGGACAGGTGATCCTCATGCACATTTGAGGGCCTACTGCGACAAGTTAGTAGGAGTAGGAAGGAACGAGAAATTAAGGATGAAATTGTTTATTAGAAGTTTGTCAGGAGAGGCGCTCACTTGGTATACTCGCCAAGATCCTCGCAAATGGAGCGACTGGCAGGATATGGCTGGGGATTTCATGAATCGCTTCGGATTCAACACTGAGATCACACCAGATAGGTTTTCTCTGAGCAACATACAAAAGAAGGCGACTGAATCATTCCAGGATTAG